The Lachnospiraceae bacterium oral taxon 500 genome window below encodes:
- a CDS encoding methylglyoxal synthase, with product MRIGLVAHNAKKKLMQNFCIAYRSILHKHELYSTGTTGRLIEDVTNLSVHKYLAGHLGGEQQLSSRISHNEIDMVIFLRDPVTKQQHEPDVSIIVSMCDMHNIPVATNLATAELLIKALERGDLEWREIIR from the coding sequence ATGAGGATAGGATTAGTCGCTCATAATGCCAAGAAGAAGTTGATGCAAAACTTTTGCATCGCGTACCGCAGCATTTTGCATAAGCATGAATTGTACAGTACCGGCACGACCGGCCGGTTGATTGAGGATGTCACCAACTTATCGGTGCATAAATATTTGGCGGGACATTTGGGAGGCGAACAGCAGCTTAGTTCGCGGATTTCCCATAATGAAATTGATATGGTGATTTTCTTAAGAGACCCGGTTACCAAGCAGCAGCATGAGCCGGATGTTTCGATTATTGTGTCGATGTGCGATATGCACAATATTCCGGTGGCAACCAATTTGGCGACGGCCGAGCTTTTGATTAAGGCTTTGGAACGCGGCGATTTGGAATGGCGGGAAATTATCCGCTGA
- a CDS encoding twitching motility protein PilT, translating into MIRVVTKATGEGKSQSLIAMANENLKVTKGHVVFIDGDGSHMYELKHQIRYISTSDFPFDNHYEFFGFLCGILSRDSDISDIYVDGLLKLANLKAIDNPEKFTEKLKVLAEKFGINLTLGIGCSSDKLPAAFHEFERAE; encoded by the coding sequence ATGATAAGAGTAGTCACAAAAGCCACCGGCGAAGGAAAAAGCCAAAGCTTGATCGCTATGGCCAACGAAAACTTGAAGGTAACCAAGGGTCATGTCGTTTTTATTGACGGCGACGGCTCACACATGTATGAATTAAAGCATCAAATTCGTTATATCAGCACTTCTGACTTCCCCTTTGACAATCATTATGAATTCTTCGGCTTCCTTTGCGGAATCCTTTCCCGCGATAGCGATATCAGTGATATTTATGTTGACGGCCTGCTTAAACTGGCTAACTTAAAAGCAATCGACAATCCCGAAAAGTTTACCGAAAAATTAAAAGTTCTGGCAGAAAAGTTCGGTATTAACCTGACTCTGGGAATCGGCTGCTCATCGGACAAATTACCGGCTGCTTTCCATGAGTTTGAACGTGCGGAATAA
- a CDS encoding cytidylate kinase-like family protein, producing the protein MDRIITLSRQFGSGGHEIAKRLSKRLDLPFYDKNILRIVEEKTHYSEAYLLENEEQVPSLLNGPFYGSGHTSFYPQISTDKVFFSISHVLKDIAAKGPCIIVGRCSDYVLHEFNPLNFFVYASMESKIERKLSLLKENNEPMISAEEMKKQIRYVDKQRAKYYEFYTDRKWGQPANYHLCLNTSDLSIDQAVDVLAYYINSVQ; encoded by the coding sequence ATGGATCGGATTATTACCCTCAGCCGGCAATTCGGCAGCGGCGGTCACGAAATTGCCAAACGCCTGTCCAAGCGGCTGGATTTGCCTTTTTATGATAAAAATATTTTACGCATTGTCGAAGAAAAAACCCACTATTCCGAAGCCTATTTACTGGAAAACGAGGAACAGGTGCCCTCGCTTTTAAACGGCCCCTTTTACGGCAGCGGACACACTTCTTTTTATCCGCAGATTTCGACCGATAAGGTCTTTTTTTCCATCAGTCATGTGCTCAAGGATATCGCCGCCAAAGGCCCCTGCATCATTGTCGGGCGCTGCTCGGACTATGTTCTGCACGAGTTTAATCCGCTCAATTTCTTTGTTTACGCTTCCATGGAATCCAAGATTGAGCGAAAGCTTTCCCTGTTAAAGGAAAATAACGAGCCCATGATTTCAGCTGAAGAAATGAAAAAGCAAATCCGCTATGTCGATAAGCAGCGGGCCAAATATTATGAGTTTTACACCGACCGGAAATGGGGTCAGCCGGCGAATTATCATTTATGCTTAAACACTTCGGATTTAAGCATTGATCAGGCGGTTGACGTTTTGGCCTACTATATCAATTCAGTACAATAA
- a CDS encoding multifunctional 2',3'-cyclic-nucleotide 2'-phosphodiesterase/5'-nucleotidase/3'-nucleotidase, with translation MVLKAIGYSQAEAEKEEYVKLNTFEDVPEWFKGYAGLGLSLNITTGKSEKEFDPQAKLTHHDFITFLLRALKHDVKKAWTAADSLAKEFALIAADTDIETPVSKRAAAAIVLNALNAPMQTGVANETLGQFLVYRGRISKEKAKELGLKELTQPENRVDIIYFNDFHGNIKEEITGRKRNIGMSKLVGFVNEYIAQNPNSFVLSGGDNYQGTAESNLTYGKPVSAMMKGMQVVASAVGNHEFDWGSERIPKWAEEGNFKYVAANIIDQKTGKPATWTEPYLIVEKAGIKIGLIGLAHPDTPSLVNKGATDGYTFADPVKTAQEWVDYLKAGKAKEGKPDVIIALTHIDSIQDNKTNEITGNAVTLANQVKGLDGILSAHSHRPVSGKVNGVEIMQAFCYGRTVGIMSVEKKDGKFVLSSKLNQGSDMKDVILKDNATEKFYADLQKELEPITKEVIGQATEAFTHNRADKGTITLLGRWACDVMAEKTGAQIAIQNGGSLRRTLEKGDITMGDMYEIMPFDNYLVVMDLPGEDIKKAIDHGIMNPSVTDGAFTGLIVEYDSSKEFENRITKITLSDGTPLDMKKTYRVVVNDFMFTGGDNYNFKNAVNVDETYIPVRDIFVETIKKAKQITPKKTDYLKDIKKTAMVLAPAA, from the coding sequence ATGGTATTAAAAGCCATCGGTTATTCACAGGCCGAAGCAGAAAAAGAAGAATATGTTAAATTAAACACTTTCGAAGATGTGCCGGAATGGTTTAAAGGTTATGCCGGTTTGGGACTTTCCCTGAATATCACGACCGGTAAGAGCGAAAAAGAGTTTGACCCGCAGGCCAAACTGACGCATCATGACTTTATTACCTTCCTGCTCCGGGCTTTAAAGCATGATGTTAAGAAAGCCTGGACGGCGGCGGACAGTTTAGCAAAAGAGTTTGCCCTAATAGCGGCGGATACCGATATTGAAACGCCGGTCAGCAAAAGAGCGGCGGCCGCTATTGTTTTAAATGCCTTAAATGCACCGATGCAGACGGGTGTGGCCAATGAAACCTTAGGTCAGTTTTTGGTTTACCGCGGACGTATTTCCAAGGAAAAAGCCAAAGAGCTCGGCTTAAAAGAATTAACCCAGCCGGAAAACCGGGTAGACATTATTTATTTTAATGACTTTCACGGCAATATTAAAGAAGAAATTACCGGCCGCAAGAGAAATATAGGCATGAGTAAGTTAGTTGGCTTTGTCAATGAATATATCGCGCAGAATCCCAATTCCTTTGTGCTTTCGGGAGGCGATAACTATCAGGGAACGGCAGAATCCAATCTGACCTACGGTAAGCCGGTCAGTGCCATGATGAAGGGCATGCAGGTTGTTGCCTCGGCAGTCGGCAATCATGAGTTTGACTGGGGTTCGGAAAGAATTCCGAAATGGGCGGAAGAAGGTAACTTCAAATATGTAGCTGCTAATATCATTGATCAGAAAACCGGCAAACCGGCTACATGGACGGAGCCGTATCTGATCGTGGAAAAAGCGGGGATTAAAATCGGTCTGATCGGGCTGGCGCATCCGGATACGCCGTCTTTGGTCAACAAGGGCGCAACCGACGGCTATACCTTTGCCGATCCGGTCAAGACGGCACAGGAATGGGTTGATTACTTAAAGGCCGGTAAAGCCAAAGAAGGCAAGCCCGATGTGATTATTGCTTTAACCCATATTGATTCGATTCAAGACAATAAGACCAATGAAATTACCGGTAACGCCGTAACTTTGGCAAATCAGGTTAAGGGGCTGGACGGTATTTTATCGGCACACAGCCATCGGCCGGTTTCCGGTAAGGTCAACGGCGTTGAAATTATGCAGGCATTTTGCTACGGCAGAACGGTTGGTATTATGAGTGTCGAGAAGAAAGACGGCAAGTTTGTCCTCAGTTCCAAGCTGAATCAGGGATCTGACATGAAAGACGTTATTTTGAAAGACAATGCCACCGAAAAGTTTTATGCTGATTTGCAAAAGGAACTGGAGCCGATAACCAAGGAAGTAATCGGTCAGGCAACCGAAGCCTTTACCCACAACCGGGCTGATAAAGGCACCATTACTTTATTGGGCAGATGGGCCTGTGATGTCATGGCGGAAAAGACCGGCGCGCAGATTGCCATTCAAAACGGCGGAAGCTTGCGCCGAACCTTGGAAAAGGGTGATATTACCATGGGCGATATGTATGAGATTATGCCGTTTGATAACTATCTGGTAGTAATGGACTTGCCGGGTGAGGATATTAAGAAGGCAATTGACCACGGTATCATGAATCCGAGTGTAACTGACGGTGCGTTCACCGGTCTGATTGTTGAATATGATTCTTCCAAGGAGTTTGAAAACCGGATTACTAAGATTACATTATCCGACGGTACGCCGTTAGATATGAAAAAGACCTATCGGGTAGTGGTAAATGACTTTATGTTTACCGGCGGCGATAACTATAACTTTAAGAATGCGGTTAACGTCGATGAAACCTATATTCCGGTCAGAGACATTTTTGTTGAAACCATTAAAAAAGCAAAACAAATTACGCCGAAAAAGACGGATTATCTAAAAGATATAAAGAAAACGGCTATGGTTTTGGCTCCGGCGGCATAA
- a CDS encoding YibE/F family protein, with protein MAWGWLLLFLLGIFGGSAAAAQNDDTDLRAFYEAEMQEKDYKIAKAIVRGIEYDDTAEIRSDIPVEADIRYQHLILEILTGEHRSEVLTVRHTIEMIMPGNYIFKVNDQVLIRLTENAEREIETVKIEERVRDTSIYVITALFAVMMLLIGRKQGLKALLSLIIMVSLIFFAYIPMILKGFSPILLSVAISALAITVTLVIISGRHKKTAAAILGTISGVLIAGLLAVIFGEAGRLTGLSADTAISLAYIPHFRGLDYKGLLFGTIIIGSIGAIMDVSLSIASSLWEIWELNPAIPVRQLIRSGMNIGRDIMGSMSNTLILAYVGTSLHLIILFMVYQISFTEIINYDSVSSEILRAMAGSIGLMFTIPATVWISAALYPGLKKIGEKKHG; from the coding sequence ATGGCCTGGGGTTGGCTGCTGCTGTTCCTTTTGGGGATATTTGGCGGCAGTGCGGCGGCGGCTCAAAATGACGATACCGATCTGCGGGCGTTTTATGAAGCCGAAATGCAGGAAAAGGATTATAAGATTGCCAAGGCGATTGTGCGAGGGATAGAGTATGATGATACGGCCGAGATCCGCAGTGACATCCCGGTTGAAGCGGACATCCGCTATCAGCATTTGATTTTGGAAATTCTGACCGGGGAGCACCGCTCGGAGGTGCTGACGGTTCGCCATACGATTGAAATGATTATGCCCGGAAATTATATATTTAAAGTCAATGATCAGGTTTTGATTCGGTTGACGGAGAACGCAGAGCGGGAAATAGAAACCGTTAAAATAGAAGAAAGGGTCAGGGATACTTCCATTTATGTCATTACCGCCTTATTTGCGGTGATGATGCTGTTAATCGGCCGAAAACAAGGACTGAAAGCGCTGCTGTCACTGATTATAATGGTTAGTCTTATTTTTTTTGCCTACATTCCCATGATTTTGAAAGGCTTTTCGCCGATTCTCCTGTCGGTGGCGATATCGGCGCTGGCGATTACGGTTACGCTGGTGATTATCAGCGGCCGGCATAAAAAAACAGCGGCGGCAATTTTAGGGACAATCAGCGGTGTGCTGATTGCCGGGCTTTTAGCAGTGATTTTCGGCGAGGCCGGTCGGCTGACTGGTTTATCAGCCGATACGGCTATTAGTTTGGCGTATATTCCACATTTCCGAGGGCTGGATTACAAAGGGCTTTTGTTCGGCACAATTATTATCGGCTCAATCGGAGCGATTATGGACGTGTCGCTGTCGATTGCTTCTTCGTTATGGGAGATTTGGGAGCTGAATCCGGCAATTCCCGTAAGGCAGCTGATTCGTTCCGGCATGAATATCGGCCGCGATATTATGGGCTCAATGTCAAACACGCTGATACTGGCTTATGTTGGTACTTCGCTGCATTTGATTATTTTATTTATGGTTTATCAGATTAGTTTTACGGAAATTATTAATTATGATTCGGTCAGTTCCGAAATATTAAGGGCAATGGCGGGCAGTATCGGCCTGATGTTTACGATTCCGGCGACGGTTTGGATTTCGGCGGCGCTTTACCCCGGATTAAAGAAAATAGGAGAAAAGAAACATGGATAA
- a CDS encoding M18 family aminopeptidase — protein sequence MDKGQDFFEYMQKATVAVCTVRETKNRLRQAGFEELSPAGKWQLQAGQGYYTQTSPSMLLAFQTAANGNYEELRIIGAHTDNPALKLKPAPEVDNDGYRRLNMEIYGGPIFHTWFDRPLSIAGTVALRSDRPLAPELRIVDLQKPVVTIPSLAIHMNREVNKGVEIKAQKEMLPLIATLKEKMEKENYLLRLLAAELGVEPAAILDFDLFVYCAEAGSLVGAEEEFISCPRIDDTAMVYAAMQALIAGKPQTGVNAALFVDHEEIGSLSRQGADSMNFNLLLEKLRQGLSIEAAAWTDTLLRSFFISADGAHACHPAYPEKCDPTNRPKVNRGIVIKQSGNKAYASEAFSTAAWQQVCEQAQVPYQKFVNHADIPGGKTIGSLISRYLPIPIVDTGLAMLAMHSARELAGWQDMEDMIRAMTAFYSL from the coding sequence ATGGATAAGGGACAAGATTTTTTTGAATATATGCAAAAGGCGACAGTGGCAGTCTGTACTGTTCGGGAAACCAAAAACCGACTGCGGCAGGCCGGATTTGAAGAACTATCGCCGGCGGGCAAGTGGCAGTTACAGGCCGGGCAAGGCTATTATACGCAGACTTCGCCGTCAATGCTGTTGGCCTTTCAGACGGCGGCAAATGGCAATTATGAAGAGTTGCGGATTATCGGCGCTCATACCGATAATCCGGCCTTAAAGCTAAAGCCCGCTCCGGAAGTAGATAATGACGGCTATCGCCGCTTAAATATGGAAATATACGGCGGCCCGATTTTTCATACCTGGTTTGACCGCCCGCTCAGCATTGCCGGAACGGTTGCCCTGCGCAGTGACCGGCCGCTGGCTCCGGAATTAAGGATTGTAGATTTGCAAAAGCCGGTGGTTACGATTCCGTCGTTGGCGATTCATATGAACCGGGAAGTGAACAAAGGCGTTGAAATTAAGGCACAGAAAGAGATGCTGCCGCTGATTGCCACCCTGAAAGAAAAAATGGAAAAGGAAAATTATCTGCTGCGTCTTTTGGCGGCGGAACTGGGAGTGGAGCCGGCGGCGATTTTGGACTTTGATTTATTTGTTTACTGTGCCGAAGCAGGAAGTTTAGTGGGAGCGGAGGAAGAGTTTATTTCCTGCCCCAGAATTGATGATACGGCCATGGTCTATGCAGCCATGCAGGCGCTGATTGCCGGAAAACCGCAAACCGGCGTCAATGCGGCGCTGTTTGTTGACCATGAAGAAATCGGGAGCTTAAGCCGGCAGGGGGCGGATTCGATGAACTTTAACCTGCTGCTGGAAAAGCTGCGTCAGGGTCTTTCCATCGAAGCAGCAGCCTGGACGGATACGCTGCTGCGTTCTTTCTTTATCTCGGCGGATGGGGCGCATGCCTGCCATCCGGCTTATCCGGAAAAATGCGACCCGACCAATCGCCCAAAAGTGAATCGGGGGATTGTGATTAAGCAGAGCGGTAACAAGGCTTATGCGTCCGAAGCATTCAGCACCGCAGCTTGGCAGCAGGTGTGCGAGCAGGCGCAGGTACCTTATCAAAAGTTTGTCAATCATGCCGATATTCCGGGCGGAAAGACAATTGGTTCTTTAATCAGCCGGTACCTGCCGATTCCGATTGTCGATACGGGTCTGGCGATGCTGGCAATGCATTCGGCCAGAGAATTGGCCGGCTGGCAGGATATGGAAGATATGATTCGGGCAATGACTGCTTTTTACAGCTTATAG
- a CDS encoding DegV family protein — translation MAYKIVADSSCDVTDKMKREMNITLVPLTLEVDGEFFVDDDTMDVDAFLKKQSASKTVSKSACPSPEAYMQSYLGEEEVFCITISAKLSGSYASAMLAKDLYLEEYPAKNIHVFDSKGASSTQVAIAFKLEELIQKGLNFEQIVEKVEQYISELKTVFVLQKLDNLERSGRLSLLQSKIASVLNINLILGSNDGEIELLQKARGVKKAIEKMVAMIADLGGDVTEKRLVIAHCQAAEYAKLAMERASELYNFKDIIVVATRGLSSNYANSGGLILAY, via the coding sequence ATGGCATATAAAATTGTAGCAGATAGTAGCTGTGATGTTACTGATAAAATGAAAAGAGAAATGAATATTACTTTGGTTCCGCTGACCTTGGAGGTTGACGGCGAGTTTTTTGTCGATGACGACACGATGGACGTGGACGCTTTCTTAAAAAAGCAGTCGGCTTCCAAAACAGTTTCGAAATCGGCTTGTCCGTCGCCGGAGGCTTATATGCAGTCCTATCTGGGAGAGGAAGAAGTATTTTGTATTACGATTTCTGCTAAGTTAAGCGGCAGTTATGCTTCGGCGATGCTGGCTAAGGATTTGTACTTGGAGGAATATCCGGCTAAAAATATTCATGTTTTTGACAGCAAGGGTGCTTCTTCGACTCAAGTGGCGATTGCCTTCAAGCTTGAGGAATTGATTCAAAAGGGTTTGAACTTTGAGCAAATTGTGGAAAAGGTCGAGCAGTATATCAGCGAACTGAAAACGGTATTTGTCCTGCAAAAACTGGATAATTTGGAGCGTTCCGGGCGCCTCAGCCTGCTGCAAAGCAAAATCGCCAGTGTCCTGAATATTAACTTGATTTTGGGCAGCAATGACGGTGAGATTGAACTGCTGCAAAAAGCGCGGGGCGTTAAGAAGGCGATTGAAAAAATGGTGGCGATGATTGCCGACTTAGGCGGAGATGTGACCGAAAAACGGCTGGTCATTGCTCATTGCCAGGCAGCGGAATATGCTAAGCTGGCAATGGAACGGGCCAGTGAACTCTATAATTTTAAGGATATTATTGTGGTGGCTACCAGAGGCTTAAGTTCCAATTATGCCAATTCCGGCGGTTTAATTTTGGCGTACTGA
- the pcrA gene encoding DNA helicase PcrA, giving the protein MNRDAELNKEQREAVQSTEGPLLLLAGAGSGKTKVLTHRIAYLIEEKGVRPWHIMAITFTNKAAKEMRERIDRLIGDAAAEIWVSTFHSSCVRILRRHADAVGFDRSFSIYDAEDSKKLIKQVLKEMNIDTKALSESYVANLISSAKNRKLTPPELAREVRGDFRREMAVRVYENYQQQLHQNNAMDFDDLLMMTVQLFESNPDILAVYQEKFHYIMVDEYQDTNGVQFELVSLLAGKYKNLCVVGDDDQSIYAFRGADITNILNFEEVYPQAKVIRLEQNYRSTKNILAAANAVIANNNSRKDKALWTENTTGYKLKYKSAENEKEEARFLTEEINRQRQNGRDYNDFAVLYRTNAQSRSVEEGFVKAGIPYTLIGGVAFYQRKEIKDIIAYLRMISNHRDNVSFLRIINEPRRGIGDKSLEELQKIALQKDCSFLEAAGQCRTAGFRGAAAVSEFYEIIQYLKAKLAEGIALEDWIKLVLEKTKYTAELLKEGTPESLGRIDNINELISKAKEYTLQNEEPTLDGFLEDVALVASVDTLEEDAKRVVLMTIHSAKGLEFPVVFMIGMEENLFPSYMSVNSGLEKDVEEERRLAYVGITRAKEELFLTNAKERLMYGKTQVNPKSRFLKEIPPEYVEEIVPVKEKTSLFAVESKAGRDFGRSKAAMNRKPYAAGKTEIPAPQGKALDYGVGDLVKHKKYGIGQVLSIENGGADYQVKVLFPGHGEKKLLAQLAGLTKQE; this is encoded by the coding sequence ATGAATAGAGATGCGGAATTAAATAAGGAACAAAGAGAAGCGGTTCAGTCTACGGAAGGGCCTTTGCTTTTGCTGGCCGGAGCGGGTTCCGGCAAAACCAAGGTGCTGACCCATCGAATCGCTTATTTGATTGAAGAAAAGGGTGTGAGGCCTTGGCATATCATGGCGATTACTTTCACCAATAAAGCGGCCAAGGAAATGCGCGAGCGAATTGACCGTCTAATTGGCGATGCCGCGGCGGAGATTTGGGTCAGCACTTTTCACAGCAGTTGTGTCCGGATTTTAAGGCGGCATGCCGATGCGGTTGGCTTTGACCGGAGCTTCAGCATCTATGACGCGGAAGATTCCAAGAAGCTGATTAAGCAGGTTTTAAAGGAAATGAATATTGACACCAAGGCGCTGTCGGAGTCTTATGTTGCCAATTTGATCAGCTCTGCCAAAAACCGTAAGCTGACGCCGCCGGAGCTGGCAAGAGAGGTCAGGGGCGATTTTCGCCGGGAAATGGCAGTCAGAGTGTATGAGAATTATCAGCAGCAGCTCCATCAAAATAACGCCATGGATTTTGACGATTTATTGATGATGACGGTACAGCTGTTTGAATCAAATCCGGATATTTTAGCGGTTTATCAGGAAAAGTTTCATTATATTATGGTTGATGAATATCAGGACACCAATGGCGTACAGTTTGAGCTGGTCAGCCTGCTGGCCGGAAAATACAAGAACTTATGCGTGGTCGGTGATGACGACCAGTCAATTTATGCCTTTCGGGGAGCGGATATCACCAATATTTTAAACTTTGAAGAGGTGTACCCGCAGGCCAAGGTTATTCGGCTGGAGCAGAATTATCGCTCGACCAAAAATATTTTGGCTGCGGCCAATGCCGTGATTGCCAATAACAACAGCCGAAAGGATAAAGCACTGTGGACGGAAAATACGACCGGCTATAAGTTGAAATACAAAAGTGCGGAAAACGAAAAGGAAGAAGCCCGTTTCCTGACGGAGGAGATTAATCGGCAGCGCCAAAACGGCCGGGATTATAATGATTTTGCTGTGCTGTACCGGACGAACGCGCAGTCCCGAAGCGTGGAGGAAGGCTTTGTCAAGGCTGGGATTCCCTATACGCTGATTGGCGGAGTCGCCTTTTATCAGCGTAAGGAAATAAAGGATATCATCGCCTATTTAAGAATGATTAGCAATCATAGGGATAATGTGTCTTTCCTGCGGATTATCAATGAGCCCAGACGCGGCATCGGCGACAAAAGTTTGGAAGAGTTGCAGAAAATTGCGCTGCAAAAGGACTGCTCCTTTCTGGAAGCGGCCGGGCAGTGCCGGACTGCCGGTTTTCGGGGAGCAGCGGCGGTATCGGAGTTTTATGAAATCATACAGTATTTAAAAGCTAAGCTGGCAGAGGGGATAGCTTTAGAGGACTGGATTAAGCTGGTGCTGGAAAAGACCAAATATACGGCAGAACTGCTTAAAGAGGGCACGCCGGAAAGTCTTGGCCGGATTGACAATATCAACGAACTGATTTCCAAGGCCAAGGAATATACCCTGCAAAATGAAGAACCGACTTTGGACGGCTTTTTGGAGGATGTGGCTTTGGTGGCATCGGTGGATACCTTGGAAGAAGATGCCAAAAGAGTGGTGCTGATGACGATTCACTCCGCCAAAGGCTTGGAGTTTCCGGTTGTCTTTATGATTGGCATGGAGGAAAATTTGTTTCCCAGCTATATGAGTGTTAATTCCGGTCTGGAAAAAGATGTTGAGGAAGAAAGGCGTTTAGCTTATGTCGGCATTACCCGGGCCAAGGAGGAGTTGTTTTTGACGAATGCCAAAGAGAGGCTGATGTACGGCAAAACTCAGGTCAATCCCAAGTCCCGCTTTTTAAAAGAGATTCCGCCGGAATATGTGGAGGAGATTGTGCCCGTGAAAGAAAAGACATCGCTTTTTGCGGTCGAGAGCAAGGCCGGTCGGGACTTTGGTAGGAGCAAAGCGGCGATGAACCGCAAGCCTTATGCCGCCGGCAAAACGGAAATTCCGGCACCGCAGGGCAAAGCTTTGGATTACGGAGTCGGCGATTTGGTTAAGCATAAAAAATATGGAATCGGTCAGGTGCTGAGCATTGAAAACGGCGGGGCTGATTATCAGGTTAAGGTGCTGTTTCCGGGACATGGCGAGAAAAAGCTGCTGGCGCAGTTAGCAGGGCTGACGAAGCAGGAATAA
- a CDS encoding hydrolase has product MNERMEKQLAFALEIDKAKNVFRQTHLSGHGRNENDAEHSWHMAIMAYLLKEYANEQIDIAKVMLMCLIHDIVEIDAGDTYAYDAEGLKTQKAREDAAKERIFSILPADQKAELVALFDEFEAYETAESRFAHVMDNLQPLLLNNSNNGGDWKERATAEQVYARQSKTRLGSEALFEVTDRILREHIEKGNLN; this is encoded by the coding sequence ATGAATGAACGCATGGAAAAACAATTAGCCTTTGCTTTGGAAATAGACAAGGCGAAAAATGTATTTCGGCAAACTCATTTATCCGGGCACGGCCGAAATGAAAATGATGCGGAACACTCATGGCACATGGCGATTATGGCGTATCTGCTTAAAGAATATGCCAATGAGCAGATAGATATTGCCAAGGTAATGCTGATGTGTTTGATTCATGATATTGTGGAAATTGATGCCGGCGACACCTACGCGTATGACGCAGAGGGGCTGAAAACCCAAAAAGCTCGTGAGGACGCCGCCAAAGAACGAATATTCTCGATTTTGCCGGCAGATCAAAAAGCAGAGCTGGTGGCCTTGTTTGATGAATTTGAGGCATACGAAACCGCAGAATCACGGTTTGCGCACGTGATGGACAATCTCCAGCCTTTGCTTTTAAATAACAGCAATAACGGCGGTGATTGGAAGGAGCGGGCAACTGCGGAACAGGTTTACGCGCGGCAAAGCAAAACAAGGCTGGGCTCGGAAGCGCTGTTTGAGGTAACAGACCGGATCCTGCGGGAGCATATAGAAAAGGGCAATTTGAATTAG
- a CDS encoding amidohydrolase translates to MGLEKSRIDRVVDERIDAYKQIALDIHGKPEVSNYEFFACQKLADQLKQEGFEVKVDVAGHRTGFDARYRAAKPGPVVAFYAEYDALGGIGHACGHNLLGTTSSLAAVALKSLIDETGGEIRVYGTPGEEGGENGSAKGSFVHEGFFRDVDFSLGAHPGHLHHRTSETLAVNPIDIEFFGRSAHAASSPEKGINALDGVIQVYNSVNALRQHLPSDVRVHGIITNGGLAPNVVPDYASARFYLRARFRPTLDELQEKFEQIVKGAALATGAESKVTLFQNSVDNTVITPLFDDVYEKVLNSYGQEMTVREDILSRGSSDVGNISQVIPVIQPVISISDEYIAGHSVEFREAAKSEKGLESIRLGAKVLAHTALTVLLDAELLQRIKAQHRERVENQGK, encoded by the coding sequence ATGGGTTTGGAAAAAAGCAGAATTGACCGGGTGGTGGATGAGAGAATTGACGCATATAAACAAATTGCTTTGGATATTCACGGCAAACCGGAAGTGAGTAATTATGAATTCTTTGCCTGTCAAAAGCTGGCTGACCAGCTGAAGCAGGAAGGTTTTGAGGTTAAGGTTGATGTTGCCGGACATCGAACCGGCTTTGATGCCAGATACCGGGCAGCCAAACCCGGACCGGTAGTGGCCTTTTATGCCGAATATGACGCTCTCGGCGGAATCGGCCATGCCTGCGGGCACAATCTGCTCGGGACAACTTCTTCGCTGGCTGCGGTCGCACTCAAGTCACTGATTGATGAAACCGGCGGTGAGATTCGGGTGTATGGTACACCGGGCGAGGAAGGCGGTGAGAACGGCAGTGCCAAAGGCAGCTTTGTGCACGAAGGATTTTTCAGGGATGTGGATTTTTCCCTGGGGGCGCATCCGGGGCATCTGCATCACCGGACCAGTGAAACATTGGCGGTCAACCCGATTGATATTGAGTTTTTTGGTCGGTCGGCACATGCCGCTTCCAGTCCGGAAAAAGGAATCAATGCTTTAGACGGAGTGATTCAGGTCTACAACAGCGTGAATGCGTTGCGCCAGCATTTGCCGTCGGATGTGCGGGTTCATGGCATTATCACCAACGGCGGTTTGGCACCGAATGTAGTACCCGATTATGCCAGTGCCCGGTTTTATCTGCGGGCCAGATTTCGCCCGACTTTGGACGAGCTGCAGGAGAAGTTTGAGCAGATCGTAAAAGGCGCAGCACTGGCGACAGGCGCCGAGTCGAAGGTAACGCTCTTTCAAAACAGCGTGGATAATACCGTGATTACACCGCTTTTTGATGATGTGTATGAAAAAGTGCTGAACTCTTACGGGCAGGAGATGACGGTGCGGGAGGATATCCTCTCTCGAGGCTCATCGGATGTCGGCAACATCAGTCAAGTAATTCCGGTCATTCAGCCGGTCATTAGCATTTCGGATGAATATATCGCCGGACACAGTGTAGAGTTTCGGGAAGCGGCAAAAAGCGAAAAGGGCTTAGAGTCCATTCGGCTGGGAGCAAAGGTTTTGGCACATACCGCCCTGACGGTTTTGCTTGATGCCGAGCTTTTACAAAGGATTAAAGCACAGCACCGGGAAAGGGTGGAAAATCAAGGGAAATAA